The Macadamia integrifolia cultivar HAES 741 chromosome 3, SCU_Mint_v3, whole genome shotgun sequence genome segment CTTTTCCTCGTGTGGATTCCTTGTGTGTGGATTTGTCCCATTCAAGAATGGTTCTTGTGCAAGAACCTAATCTGCTCTCATAACCAAACACCGAGAATGACATATCCATAATTTCACTAGACCTAGCACCCAGCCATTGACTAACTGGATGATTCGGTGTTGGGCTTAAGCAATTAGTACACATCGAGCTTATTGGTGTGGGCCAGTTTTTGACACCCGTACCTACATACACAACTCGGATTCCAACATATAGATATAGGGCCTTCAATTGTGGGCGCATATGAAGAAGGTGACCAAACTACAATAACAACTCAgtcttttcccaactaaatggggtcaacaTAAGAAGATGTGGACCAAGCAGGAAAAGGAAGGTGGCAATGCCCTACACTACTAAAAGCGGCTAGCAAGAAGCAAAATTGGATTCAAGATAGAGCTCTCCATTGAATCTAAGGATGTCAAAAGTGAATCAAACCCAAAAATTGGAACTAAAACGATCGTCTAAAGTTGTATCAAACCGAATCAAAATCGTATGTAAAATCAATGAAGTGAATAAAATCGTAAACCAATGGAAATTGAAATGAACGTTGGTTGGACCAATCGGAAACCATTACACCCTTGCTGTAAAAACTCTTTGATTTCAGGATTGACAATTTTCCACTGCTCCATCTCTTTGTCTCTTCCTTCCTCAATCGtgagttgagagttgagatgGTTGTAGTATTTGTGAAAACTTCAGATTCCATAGAATTTTATAGAATAAATTTGTTAATAGTTTGGAATGTTTCGGAGTTTACACTTGGCAAAAATTCATGGTGCAAGAAAAGTACAGCCATCAATGGCCATAAATGTATGCTTCCTAATACAGGTCAATAATATCTCTATACTATTCCCCGATACCCTATGGAGACTATTCGAACTTCTGGTCAAGAGTGTGGGTGTGAGAAAACTTGGTACTTTATATTATTTGGATATATCTATGATCCCATAGTTTAGATTTTTGGTATGCttcatgtattttatttttttattgtttaatgagacaaaatatcattaaataGAAAAGCTGTTTACATCCACATTAGTACTAGTTTTCAAAAATTGACATCTCCTCTGCATAACAAGGTAAGCAATGTACTTAAAAATAAGAGCACCATATCTCTAAACTGCTTGAGACAAAAGAAGCCGAAAGAGAGatttataaacataaaaaaataaggagaTGCCGCTCAATGGCCACGAAAAAGTACTGAAGTCCACCACCATATTATGCATTTCGGTAAGGTCAGTTCAAATTTTTCTTATGGTCCATCCTTCTCTGTCTAATTCAATACCGTAGATGAGACTTTAGGCTTCCTCATCAATGCTTCTTCCTATCATCATATAATCTgcacaaattaaaataatacATGAATGTAAGAGAATTCCACATGCCTAACATGAGATGATGTTAGCAAATCATATACTTGGAGtatcttaaaataaaatttccaaaGGGCCATTAGAAGAATGAGGGTTATATCAACAATCCAATGATTAATATTAGAACTAATAGAAAAGGGGTTAGGTATAATTTTAGAATTAACCACCTAATTTCTATGGGACCAAATAAAATACATAGAAATCATTAAAATGCTTAAGGTCCAATGTTGATCATGGTCAAGAATCAGGGAAGAGTGAAATAATTGCATCATAAGAACCTAGATAATATGACTAGTGAGATGTTCCATTTTCAACCCCAATGGCCCCACAATCACATCGGTTTGGAAAGATCATAAAAGGACATGCCAAGTTATGCAGTTCAAAAGGGATGTGACAAGCTGCAAATTGAAATGGACAACAAAGAAGTGGTGGATCTACTTAAAGATGGCACCGGTCTACCTCCACAGGAGGTTTATCCAACTATCACTGATATCGTACATCTCAGGAATTCATTTGAGTCTCTTGCTTAGGTCCTCCTCGGTTGTATTCCAAGGACTATAAACACTGTTTCTTGGCTATCTCGACTTTGTGAGTTTGAGATGTCAGGTTGTACACATATTTCATCTCAGTAAAGTtctattttatcaaaaaaaaaaaaaaaaaaaaaataataataataataatagttttGAATAcatatagggagagggataggtatgtcgccaatatcaagtatgctaacagatagcaccaatagaatcacatgatggagtatcattcaggaaggatatgagggtcatttcaaaaaaagggaaaagagagatagatacaatgagtgttagcatacttgatatcggcggcatgcccaaccttttcccatatatatatatatatacacacacatatcaaaaccaatttcaaatcaaataatcaaatCGAACCCAGACCGCGTGACCAAATCGAAATCAAGCCAGATAACAACAATCAAACGaggaatcaaaccaaataaaagcTGAATAACCGAGTTATAAGTTTTGGTCTTAaaattttgaaccaaataatatttaatttgtttttctattacATTGTGAACCGAATCAAAACCAGATTATTTTAACTAAAACTGAACCATACCATTGAAAGAGCAGCTGTAACGATTTATTATCCTCCTCACATAGAAAATCAAGACTCCTCTCCGATTCAAATTAGAACCTAGTTTTTGTAATCAGATCGGTATCAGACCGGACAGATTTACCCCCTATATTTTGGACCTTTTTACCTTTATACCTTATCAGTGGATTGGATCAGTTAGGAAGGACAATTGGTCTTGGTCTATACCAATCCAATCCTGGCGATCAAATTGGATCTGATCAGCCTGTGTTGGCTGGATTGAAATGGTAGCacggtttcaagtatcagtattaTATCAGTTGCATCGGATTGATATCAACTGAGATCAATCGTCAATCTCTGACCGATTCAGATTTGTTatctatatcatttcaggggcaaaacaattaaaaatttatactttttaaaaaaagcaagggcaaaacCGACTGATACATGCCGATTTGATATGATCCAAATCAATATCGGATAAGTAATGgcaccatcccctaaatccatgaatgataCTCAAATTGACCGATCCCCAATCATGACCTTTTTGATcctgatcatggtttcaagtattggtcttGGATCGGCCGTATCAAATCAGTATCAATTGAGACTGATCCCCGATCCTTGACCAATTCGGATCGATATTCCGTATCATTTCagtggtaaaatggtaaaaaatagtaccttttagaaaaaaaacaaaggtaaAAATAGACCAATACCCACCGATCCAATCTGAATCGATATCGATATCTATGGATATCGaaccgataccaatccaataccaataccatcccctaaatccttgatcTTGGTACACTTTAATGGTCATAAATtcgtaataaaaaaaaaaagaagttacaTCTATATGATATCGatccaatccttttttttttttttttatgaagaaataattcattaccaagaggagaagaatatacaagggggaNNNNNNNNNNNNNNNNNNNNCATATTCACATGTACGTTTCAGATACTCATAATAAAAACGAGTTTGTGAACCCCAGAATGAATTGTGCACGTTGGATGGGAATATTTAGTAAATTTTGAAGAGAATATTTTCCAAATAATAACCGTCAATGTGAAACAACAAAAGGAAACTAGGAAAGGGAAAATATGGACGCGTCGTGCGTGACAAGGCAAAGGAGATTCACCTCTGGAAGCCACTGTGAGACAGCTCTCTTTCACCCCTGGAACAGAGTGAAAATCTGTTAGTATCCCCAATAAACTCGGAGCCAACTCACTTCCACGTCCCTCCAATCACCACCTTCCCCTCTCCTTTAAataccccctctctctcttcattctcTCTCCATTCCACCATTATTGAGATGCTACTCATCACTGTGAACTCATCCCTTCTCCAACCCCCAACTCCCCCTTAAAGGGGTGAGTCCTTTGGACTCTCTGTATAGAAGGTCTGAAgatcaaaaacccaaaaccgatGATAACCCACCCAATACTCAGAACCATGATACCTCCAATCGTTTCTGCTCTGTTGCTGCCTTGTGTTGGCATGGCTATGCTCTTTGTGGTATACTTGTTTCTCTTATGGTGTGTTTCAGGGCATGCACCAGTATCACAATCGCCGGAAAAGCTGCCGGAGAAGAAAGGTTTATCGGCTGAGGAGTTGCAAAAGCTACCCAAGACTACTGCTGGAGGAGATAAGTTGATTGGTACAGAGTGTGCCGTTTGCCTTGATGAGATCGAGAGTGGTCAACCTGGCCGATTGCTTCCTGGGTGTAATCATGGATTTCATCTTCATTGTGCTGATGCTTGGCTTTCTAAGAATCGAATCTGCCCTCTCTGTAGGGCTATTCTGCATCCTAATGAGATCATCAACTCTGATCATGATGATAGTCCCTGTTAATTCTCTTATGTTTCTACTTCTACTGTAGGGAATTTAGGGAAAGTTTCTTAGTAGTGTAATGgtcttttttattgatttgattttctaatagttttctttaattttttccttttttgagtggggtttttttattattgaatctTTCGTTTTAGACGTAGGGTTTGGTTGCAAATCATTCAGGGTAAGGATCAAGAGATGGGATTCAGTTTTATTTTTGCTAAACCAAAAATTGCTTCTTTTTACCCTTTAAAGAAAAACCCTTTTGATTAGACCTTCTGATCAATTGGAGAAGAAGCAAATTAAATTTAGTTTTCTGGAAAAAAGGTTTCTCTTTCTAAGTAAACAAGAAAGACAAAAGCAGCGGAAATTGCGATGCACATGGAAACCGTGAGCCAAAGTCACGAGTTCGTGATCAAAATCCGAAGTTTTTGACTATTGGATTATCTTTCCAGTTGTTGCATGAGAGGCAGGTGGTGGTTGACAACAGTTTGAGTGTTACTTTGGATCACGGTTTTCGTTAGGAATAATGGATTTCTTGCGTCACAAGATTGGTCATCATGTTCTAAAAATGGGAACGGAACGGTCTGTATCGGCTTTGATCGATCAAATTTGGTCGATACAATTCAATCTAGGCTGATTCAAATTAGTACTGAAATAATAACGGCCTTGATCAATCTCAACCATTCTTGAATTTCAATATGATATCGGCCTTGATTTATCTTGATCGTTTCCGAGATTCTAAAATCAGAATGTAACGGTCTGTATCGGCTTTGATCGATCATTCTGACCTTTGCAATCCcgattcatattttttttttaaataaaaataaatctgtTCAATACAATTCATTCTAGGCTGATTCAAAATAGATTTGAAATAATAACGGCCTTGATCAATCTCAACCGTTCTTGAATCCCAATATGATATCCGCCTTGATCGATATTACATCTCCCCTCGCCCTCCAAACTCAATAAATATGTTGGCTTTATGTGAATGTCAAGTTTAGTTTACATTGAGTATCCTAGCCTACGCCTTGATCGAGTCCAATACATTTATTGCCCAACCTAGACCAGTCACTTTAATAttactatatttttttaaaaaattttagtaCCATTTGTATTTAATGCTAAGTTTATGTGATATGTACATTTGGGATGGCGGTGATTGTTATCAGAACATTTATCTTTTTTATGCATTTTTAATTGAGTTGAACTTGCTAAACTTAGATTGTAtaagcatagtttaattgatttgagtttcaagTTAAAGACCTAGTATCTTAGTAACTTAGCTACTTTGCttatctttggcttaatccacTTTTAACTATATGATCTTTCTTTACTATGTCCATCTTTGCCtaattttattggtattcctcttcaagTACATTTAAGATTTTCAGGATGACTCGTTTAAAGActgtttaaagttaaataggtttaTAGCTCGGTTAA includes the following:
- the LOC122074180 gene encoding E3 ubiquitin-protein ligase ATL23-like; translation: MGNGVGQSQYGYNQRVFSYENGSGHAPVSQSPEKLPEKKGLSAEELQKLPKTTAGGDKLIGTECAVCLDEIESGQPGRLLPGCNHGFHLHCADAWLSKNRICPLCRAILHPNEIINSDHDDSPC